From the genome of Paraburkholderia aromaticivorans, one region includes:
- a CDS encoding AzlC family ABC transporter permease translates to MLARLSATDRRAFREGARDYSPTLMAIFSWGLVTGIAMSKSVLTLPQALTMSLLCYAGSSQLAVLPLLAAKLPVWTVLLTAAMVNTRFVIFSVGLAPHFSYLSMWRRIVLGYFNGDVIYLLFQKKSFPTGYVPGKEAYYWGMAVCSWLSWQVSSIAGILLASLIPDNWGLALAGTLALLPIMVSAIATRSTLVAVTIAGVVSLLAFDLPYRLALPLAVIAAIVAGSAADLMVERADLRRIRNSAGGSR, encoded by the coding sequence ATGCTCGCTCGTCTGTCCGCTACTGATCGCCGTGCCTTCCGCGAGGGCGCGCGTGACTATTCGCCCACGCTAATGGCGATTTTCTCCTGGGGGCTCGTCACCGGCATCGCCATGAGCAAATCGGTGCTCACGTTGCCGCAGGCGCTCACCATGTCGCTGCTGTGCTACGCCGGTTCGTCGCAACTGGCGGTGCTGCCGCTGCTCGCCGCCAAGCTGCCGGTCTGGACCGTGCTGCTAACCGCCGCGATGGTCAATACGCGTTTCGTGATATTTAGCGTCGGTCTGGCGCCGCACTTTTCCTATCTGTCGATGTGGCGGCGCATCGTGCTCGGCTATTTCAACGGCGACGTGATCTACCTGCTGTTCCAGAAGAAGAGCTTCCCGACCGGCTATGTGCCGGGCAAGGAGGCGTACTACTGGGGCATGGCGGTGTGCAGCTGGCTGTCGTGGCAGGTGTCGTCGATCGCCGGGATTCTGCTGGCGAGCCTGATTCCGGACAACTGGGGCCTCGCGCTCGCGGGCACGCTGGCCTTGCTGCCTATCATGGTGTCGGCGATCGCGACGCGCTCCACGCTGGTCGCGGTCACGATCGCCGGCGTGGTCTCGCTGCTCGCCTTCGACCTGCCGTACCGGCTCGCGCTGCCGCTCGCGGTGATCGCGGCAATCGTCGCCGGCAGCGCGGCCGACCTGATGGTCGAACGTGCCGACTTGCGCCGCATCCGCAACAGCGCCGGAGGTTCGCGATGA
- a CDS encoding nuclear transport factor 2 family protein, producing MPRFAHIFEAAADTLNAYYQAVAEVNIDSLMGLWIDEEFVSCICADGSHLHGLDSIRAGLQIQLETAPVSIEPLDIRVYDSLGTVVYAIAEAHRPADPKATPAMVFTTYVMVHERGEWRIAHIHASPMPNEAASQFATKMRHGQGSLH from the coding sequence ATGCCACGTTTTGCCCATATCTTCGAAGCCGCCGCCGATACCCTGAACGCCTATTACCAGGCCGTCGCCGAGGTCAATATCGACAGCTTGATGGGCCTGTGGATCGATGAAGAGTTCGTGAGTTGCATCTGCGCCGACGGCTCCCACCTGCACGGCCTCGACAGCATTCGCGCCGGCTTGCAGATCCAGCTCGAAACCGCGCCTGTGTCCATCGAACCGCTCGACATCCGCGTCTACGACAGTCTCGGCACCGTGGTCTACGCGATTGCCGAGGCGCACCGGCCGGCCGATCCGAAGGCCACGCCCGCCATGGTGTTCACCACCTACGTGATGGTCCACGAACGCGGCGAATGGCGCATTGCGCACATTCACGCGAGTCCGATGCCCAACGAGGCCGCCAGCCAGTTCGCCACGAAAATGCGGCATGGCCAGGGGTCGTTGCACTGA
- a CDS encoding branched-chain amino acid transaminase, whose translation MSMADRDGKIWMDGKLIDWRDAKIHVLTHTLHYGMGVFEGVRAYKTVDGSTAIFRLQEHTKRLLNSAKIFQMDVPFDHETLAAAQCEVVRENKLESCYLRPIIWVGSEKLGVSAKGNTIHVAIAAWPWGAYLGEEGITKGIRVKTSSFTRHHVNVSMVRAKASGWYVNSILANQEAVADGYDEALLLDVDGYVSEGSGENFFLVNNGKLYTPDLASCLDGITRDTVITLARDAGIQVIEKRITRDEVYTCDEAFFTGTAAEVTPIRELDNRTIGSGARGPITEKLQSGFFDIVNGKSEKYAHWLTKI comes from the coding sequence ATGTCAATGGCCGACCGCGACGGCAAGATCTGGATGGATGGCAAGCTCATCGACTGGCGCGATGCCAAGATCCATGTGCTCACCCATACGCTGCATTACGGCATGGGCGTCTTCGAAGGCGTACGCGCCTACAAGACGGTGGACGGCAGCACCGCCATCTTCCGCTTGCAGGAACACACCAAGCGTTTGCTGAACTCGGCCAAGATTTTCCAGATGGACGTGCCATTCGACCACGAAACGCTCGCCGCCGCGCAATGCGAAGTGGTGCGCGAAAACAAGCTCGAGTCCTGCTACCTGCGCCCGATCATCTGGGTCGGCTCGGAAAAGCTCGGTGTGTCGGCCAAGGGCAACACCATTCACGTGGCGATCGCCGCCTGGCCGTGGGGCGCTTACCTCGGCGAAGAAGGCATCACCAAGGGTATCCGCGTGAAGACCTCGTCGTTCACGCGCCATCACGTGAACGTGTCGATGGTCCGCGCCAAGGCGTCGGGCTGGTACGTGAACTCGATCCTCGCCAATCAGGAAGCCGTCGCCGACGGTTACGACGAAGCGCTGCTGCTCGACGTGGACGGCTATGTGTCGGAAGGCTCCGGCGAGAACTTCTTCCTCGTGAACAACGGCAAGCTGTACACGCCGGATCTGGCCTCGTGCCTCGACGGCATTACGCGCGACACCGTCATCACACTGGCGCGCGACGCCGGCATCCAGGTGATCGAAAAGCGCATCACGCGCGACGAGGTCTATACCTGCGACGAAGCGTTCTTCACCGGCACCGCCGCCGAAGTCACGCCGATCCGTGAACTCGACAACCGCACGATCGGCTCGGGCGCACGCGGCCCGATCACCGAGAAGCTGCAATCGGGCTTCTTCGACATCGTGAACGGCAAGAGCGAAAAGTACGCGCACTGGCTGACCAAGATTTAA
- the waaF gene encoding lipopolysaccharide heptosyltransferase II gives MRRALVIAPNWIGDALMAQPLFARLVKLHPRIVIDAVAPSWVAPVLERMPEIRDVYATDLAHGKLQMLRRWQLASDLRDVGYDAAYVLPNSLKSALIPWMAGIRLRIGYTGESRYGLLNVRHANPRKDERPPMVGQYAALAYAPGAKVPDDLPMPRLDADLNEASRVSARFNLDTRVPLLVFCPGAEYGPAKRWPPEHFAALAQMVGQSFPYTQIVALGSPKDAPLAQAIAEKAPNVRNLCGQTALGEACALISRANAVVTNDSGLMHVAAALRRPLVAVYGSTDPRHTPPLSELAKVQWLHLECSPCFERECPLGHLNCLKQLSAEQVFGDLRGMLLAQR, from the coding sequence ATGCGTCGCGCGTTGGTTATCGCACCGAACTGGATCGGTGACGCATTGATGGCGCAGCCGCTGTTTGCGCGCCTCGTGAAATTGCATCCGCGCATCGTCATCGACGCGGTCGCGCCCTCGTGGGTCGCGCCCGTGCTCGAACGCATGCCGGAAATCCGCGACGTCTACGCCACGGATCTCGCGCACGGCAAGCTGCAGATGCTGCGCCGCTGGCAGTTGGCGAGCGACCTGCGCGACGTCGGCTACGACGCCGCCTACGTGCTGCCGAACTCGCTCAAGTCGGCGCTGATTCCATGGATGGCGGGCATCCGGCTGCGCATCGGCTACACCGGCGAAAGCCGCTACGGCTTGTTGAACGTGCGTCACGCGAATCCGCGCAAGGACGAGCGCCCGCCGATGGTCGGCCAGTACGCCGCCCTCGCCTACGCGCCCGGCGCCAAGGTGCCCGACGACCTGCCGATGCCGCGCCTCGACGCGGACCTGAACGAAGCGTCGCGGGTCTCGGCGCGCTTCAATCTGGACACGCGCGTGCCGCTGCTGGTGTTCTGTCCGGGCGCCGAATACGGCCCCGCCAAGCGCTGGCCGCCCGAGCACTTCGCGGCGCTCGCCCAGATGGTCGGCCAGTCGTTCCCGTACACGCAGATCGTCGCGCTCGGTTCGCCCAAAGATGCGCCGCTCGCGCAGGCCATTGCCGAGAAAGCGCCGAACGTGCGCAACCTGTGCGGCCAGACCGCGCTGGGCGAGGCATGTGCGCTGATCTCGCGCGCCAATGCGGTCGTCACCAACGACTCCGGGCTGATGCACGTGGCCGCCGCGCTGCGCCGGCCGCTGGTGGCGGTGTACGGTTCGACCGATCCGCGCCACACGCCGCCCTTGTCCGAGCTGGCGAAGGTACAATGGCTTCATCTCGAATGCAGCCCCTGTTTTGAGCGCGAGTGTCCTCTCGGTCATCTGAACTGCCTGAAGCAGTTGAGCGCCGAGCAGGTATTCGGCGATTTGCGCGGCATGTTGCTCGCGCAACGCTGA
- a CDS encoding zinc-finger domain-containing protein, whose product MSEIKEMPLVELSAKDLPAYCPNPAMPRWSAHPRVFIDVTHGEARCPYCSTRYKLRDGEVVKGH is encoded by the coding sequence ATGAGCGAAATCAAGGAAATGCCGCTGGTCGAACTGTCGGCAAAAGACCTGCCGGCTTACTGCCCGAACCCGGCCATGCCGCGCTGGAGCGCCCATCCGCGCGTCTTTATCGACGTCACGCACGGCGAAGCCAGGTGCCCGTATTGCAGCACGCGTTACAAGCTGCGCGACGGCGAAGTGGTCAAGGGTCATTGA
- a CDS encoding phosphoglycerate kinase has translation MNKVLRLSDLIAEGKLSGKRVFIRADLNVPQDDQGNITEDTRIRASVPAIKAALDAGAAVMVTSHLGRPTEGAFKPEDSLAPVAKRLAELLGRDVPLVANWVENGVNVAPGSVVLLENCRVNKGEKKDSDELAQKMAKLCDIYVNDAFGTAHRAEATTHGIARYAPVACAGPLLAAELEALGKALGAPKRPLVAIVAGSKVSTKLTILKSLADKVDQLIVGGGIANTFMLAAGLKIGKSLAEADLVNEAKAIIDAAKARGASVPIPTDVVTAKEFSPTAKAEVKAVADVQDDDLILDIGPETAKVLAAQLEKAGTIVWNGPVGVFEFDQFGNGTKTLADAIAKSSAFSIAGGGDTLAAIAKYGIHDKVSYISTGGGAFLEFLEGKKLPAVEILESRA, from the coding sequence ATGAACAAGGTATTGCGTCTCTCCGATCTGATCGCCGAAGGCAAGCTTTCCGGCAAACGCGTGTTCATCCGCGCCGATCTGAACGTGCCGCAGGACGATCAAGGCAACATCACCGAAGACACCCGCATCCGCGCCTCCGTGCCGGCCATCAAGGCCGCGCTCGACGCAGGCGCCGCCGTGATGGTCACGTCGCACCTGGGCCGTCCGACCGAAGGCGCATTCAAGCCGGAAGATTCGCTCGCGCCGGTCGCGAAGCGTCTGGCCGAACTGCTCGGCCGCGACGTGCCGCTGGTGGCGAACTGGGTCGAAAACGGCGTGAACGTCGCGCCGGGCTCGGTCGTGCTGCTGGAAAACTGCCGCGTCAACAAGGGCGAAAAGAAAGATTCCGACGAGCTCGCGCAAAAAATGGCGAAGCTCTGCGACATCTACGTGAACGACGCGTTCGGCACCGCGCACCGCGCCGAAGCCACCACGCACGGCATCGCCAGATACGCGCCCGTGGCGTGCGCCGGCCCGCTGCTGGCGGCCGAGCTCGAAGCGCTCGGCAAGGCGCTGGGCGCGCCGAAGCGTCCGCTGGTGGCGATCGTCGCCGGCTCCAAGGTATCGACCAAGCTGACCATTCTGAAGTCGCTCGCCGACAAGGTCGATCAGCTGATCGTGGGCGGCGGCATCGCCAACACGTTCATGCTGGCCGCGGGCCTTAAGATCGGCAAGTCGCTCGCCGAAGCCGATCTGGTGAACGAAGCCAAAGCCATCATCGACGCCGCGAAAGCGCGCGGCGCGTCCGTGCCGATCCCGACCGACGTGGTCACGGCCAAGGAGTTTTCGCCGACCGCCAAGGCCGAAGTGAAGGCCGTCGCCGACGTTCAAGACGACGACCTGATCCTCGACATCGGGCCGGAAACCGCCAAGGTGCTCGCCGCACAACTGGAAAAGGCCGGCACGATCGTGTGGAACGGTCCGGTCGGCGTGTTCGAATTCGACCAGTTCGGCAACGGCACGAAGACGTTGGCGGACGCCATCGCCAAATCGTCGGCATTTTCGATTGCCGGTGGCGGCGATACGCTCGCGGCGATCGCCAAGTACGGCATCCACGACAAGGTCAGCTATATCTCGACAGGTGGCGGCGCCTTCCTCGAATTCCTCGAAGGCAAGAAGCTGCCGGCGGTCGAAATTCTGGAATCGCGGGCTTAA
- a CDS encoding AzlD domain-containing protein — MTSTQIWLAIFGMTFVTAVTRAMFLIGGERTVLPARVQRMLRYAPAAALAAVVLPDVLATPEGLSFALSNHEFYATLAGLGWFLWRRTMLGTIVVGMVVFTLLRLFM, encoded by the coding sequence ATGACGTCCACGCAGATCTGGCTGGCCATTTTCGGCATGACCTTCGTCACCGCCGTGACACGCGCCATGTTTCTGATCGGCGGCGAGCGCACCGTTTTGCCGGCCCGCGTGCAGCGAATGCTGCGCTACGCGCCGGCCGCGGCGCTCGCCGCCGTGGTGTTGCCGGACGTGCTGGCGACCCCGGAAGGGCTCTCGTTCGCGCTCTCGAACCATGAGTTCTACGCCACGCTCGCGGGTCTCGGATGGTTTTTGTGGCGGCGCACCATGCTCGGCACGATTGTCGTCGGAATGGTCGTGTTCACCCTGTTGCGCCTCTTCATGTGA